The Agrococcus sp. SGAir0287 DNA window GCACTGCCCCCGGCTCCGATCGGCACCGCTGCACCGGCATTGGCCGTCGCGGAGCCGGACGCCGCCTGCTGCTGGGCGGCCGCCTCGGCCTGGGCCTCCGCCTCCGCGGCTGCTGCGGCATCGGCCTGCGCCTGCAGGTCGGCCTGCAGCTGCGCGAGCTCGGCGGGCGTCGTCGCGTACAGCTCCTGTCGCTCCGCCTCCTGCTCCGGCGAGCCGGCGGTCGACGTCGCGGTCACCGACTGCTCGTCGACGGCGGAGGCGGCGAAGCCGGGCTCCTGCGTCTCACCCTGCGTGCTGGCGAAGGCAGGCAGCGCGAGCGGCATGACGAGGGCGACGGCGACGCCGGCGACGCCGATGCGGCGGATGCGGGTGGCGCGGGAGGCCCGGTTCGCCTCGGTGGTCTCGTCGGTCGTGCCGACGACGGTCTCGGCGATCTCGGTGCTTCGGGTCACGAATCAGTCTCCTGGGGTCCTACGGCATGCGCCTGTCCGGCAGCATGACTGACCGATGTTACCAAAACGTTACGTTCCAGCGCTACCGCGCTCGGGACATCGGTCGCGGTCTCGGTTTAGAAGCGGCGCACCTGCGGCGTGCCCATCGCGGCGACCATGGCCGAGAAGCTCGAGTACTTCACGGGCTTGCCCGCCGTCGCGGCGTGGATGATCTGGTCGCCGCCCACGTAGATCGCCGTGTGGCCGCCCCAGATGACGAGGTCGCCCGGCTGGATGCTCGAGACGGACACGGGGGTGCCGTAGCCGAGCTGGCCGCGATCGGAGTGCGGCAGGTACACGCCGACCTGGCCGTACACCCACTGGGTGAAGCCGGAGCAGTCGAAGCCCTCGGACGGGCTGGCGCCGCCCCACACGTACGGGACGCCGAGCTGCGACTGCGCGATGCCGACGATCGAGCCGGACGCCGCGGAGGGGACGGACGAGGTCGACGCGGCGGAGGCTGCGGGGCTCGCTGCCGTCGCGCTGGCGGCGGCAGCGGCGGCCTGCGCCGCCTCCTGACGCTCGGCCTCGGCGGCGGCCGCGGCGGCCTGCGCCTGCGCGAGCTCCTCGGGCGTCGTGGCGGCGAGGCCGTTCTGCGCGATCTCCTCCACGAGCGGCGACTGCTGCACCTCGAGGGTCTGCTGCGACTGCGCGAGGATCTCGGCGATCGAGCCGTCGATGGTCGCCGGCTGCGCCTGCGCCTGCTGCAGCGCTGCCGCGGGGAGCGCGACGGTGCCGAGGAGGGCGATGGCGACGGCGCCGACGCCGAGGCGCTTGGCGAGCGAGCGACGGGCTCCGGTCCCGGGGCGCGGCGTCGGCTGCGCGACGATCTCGGTGCTGGTCGTGCGGTGCTGCATGCGGTGAGGGTTCCTGCTCGTCGGGGCGCCACGAGGGCGCTGCGGTGCTCGTGCCACCGTACGACACCGTTGCACGATTGTCATCTTCCCCACGCGGTGGGGCTCAGGCTCGTATGGAACCCTGGACGCCGCTCGGACGGACCCTGACCGCGACGGCCGTCGCGGCTCAGCGGGCTGCGACGTACACGTGCTGCGCGAGCTCGGTCGGCAGCGCCACCTCGCCGCCGCCGTCGACCGCGAAGGCCCGGCCGCGGTCCGCCGCGCCGATCGTCACGGCCGCACCGGGCACGAGGCCCGCGTCCCGCAGGCGCTCGAGGGTCGCGATCTCGAACTGGATGGGCTCGCCGAGCCGGCGCACCACGTACGCCCCCTCGACCTCGGTCGCGCGTCGCACGCCGTCGAGGAACGCGTCGGCGCGCTCGAGGCCGAGCTCGTCGAGGCCCGGGATGGGGGTGCCGTACGGCGACTCCGTCGGCCGATCGAGGACGTCGAGCAGGCGCCGCTCCACCTGCTCGCTCATGACGTGCTCCCACCGGCACGCCTCGTCGTGGGCGAGCGTCCAGTCGAGGCCGATGACGTCGGTGAGCAGTCGCTCGGCGAGGCGGTGCTTGCGCAGCACGCGGATCGCGAGCGCGCGGCCCTCCTCCGTCAGCCGCAGGTGCCGGTCCTCGGCGACCACGACGAGGCCGTCGCGCTCCATGCGTGCGACCGTCTGCGAGACGGTCGGTCCGGAGTGGCCGATGCGCTCGGAGATGCGGGCGCGCATCGGCACGAACCCCTCCTCCTCGAGGTCGAGGATCGTGCGCAGGTACATCTCGGTGGTATCGACGAGATCGGTCATGCGGCACCTCCTCTCCCGCGCGGATGCTCCCAACCCTAGTGAGCGCGGCTGCACGCGAGCGACGCGACGAGCGCTCGTAGACTGAGCCGGTGAGCGACCTCGTGATCCCCGCCTCCCTGCTGCCCGCCGACGGACGCTTCGGGTGCGGCCCCGCCAAGGTGCGGCCCGCCCAGGTCGAGGCGCTCGCGGCCTCCGGGCTGCTCGGCACGAGCCACCGCCAGGCGCCGGTGCGGGGTCTCGTCGCGTCGGTGCGCTCGCGCATCGCCGACCTCCTCTCGGCACCCGACGGCTACGAGGTGATCCTCGGCAACGGCGGCTCGACCGCCTTCTGGGACGCAGCGGCGTTCGGCCTGATCGAGCGCCGCTCGCACCACCTCGCCTTCGGCGAGTTCGGCGCGAAGTTCGCGAAGGCCGTGAGCACGCCCTGGCTCGAGGCGCCGAGCGTCGCGAGCGCGCCCGCAGGCGGTCGGCCCACCCTCGAGCCCGTGGGCGGCGTCGACGTCGTCGCGTATCCCCACAACGAGACCTCGACGGGCGTCATGCACCCCGTCGTGCGCGCCGAGCACGGCCTGACGGTCGTCGACGCGACGAGCGCCGCGGGCGGCATCGACCTCGACGCGAGCGCGGCGGACGTCTACTACTTCGCGCCGCAGAAGAACCTCGGCTCGGACGGCGGCCTCTGGCTCGCGCTCGTCTCGCCCGCCGCCATCGAGCGCATCGAGTCGATCGCGGCCTCCGACCGCTACGTGCCGGACTCGCTCAGCCTCAAGCAGGCGCTCGACAACTCCCGGCTCGAGCAGACGCTGAACACCCCGGCGATCGCCACGCTCGTGCTGCTCGACGAGCAGCTGGGCTGGATGCTCGAGCAGGGGGGCCTGACCGCCATGGCCGCGCGGACGCGCACGTCGTCGGACACGCTCTACGCATGGGCGGAGGGTCGCGCCGATGCCCAGCCGTTCGTCGCCGACCCCGAGCACCGCTCGCAGGTCGTCGTCACGATCGACTTCGACGAGTCCGTCGACGCCACGGCCGTGACGAGGGCGCTGCGCGCCAACGGCATCGTCGACACCGAGCCGTACCGCAAGCTCGGCCGCAATCAGATCCGCGTCGCGACCTTCGCGAGCATCGATCCCGCCGACGTCGAGGCGCTCGTCGCATGCCTCGACCACGTGCTCGAGCGCATCGAGCGCTGACCGGCTCGCGGCCCCGCCTCAGGCCGGGACGCAGGGCGCGTCAGCGGCCCGGCGCCTCCTCGCCGTCGCCGTCCGACGCCGCGTGCTGGTCGACGTCCAGACCGTCATCGTCGGCGTCGTCGCTCACGAGGTCGCGCTCGTCGAAGTCGCCGAAGCCCTCCTCGTCGTCGTCCTCGTCCTCGGCGTCGTCGTCCGACTCGTCGTCGTCCGATCCGTCGGCATCCGCCTCGTCCTCGGCATCGTCGTCCCCAGCGGCCTCCTTGGCCGCGAGGTACTCGGCGAGACGGTCGGCCCACGGCACCCAGTCGGGCGCGACGAGCGAGCCCTCGCCGGGCAGCAGCGCGACCTCGAGGACCGTCTGCGCACCCTCGTCGTCCGTCGCGAGCGTCACGGTCCACAGCCAGTCGGGGTAGCCCGAGAGCTGCGAGCGGTAGCGCAGCGCGAGCACGCCGTGCTCGTCGACGGCGTCGACGACCTCGCCGACCGCGCCGACGGGCGCGACCTCGTCGAGCGCCGCCTCCGCCAGACGCAGCGCATCCGCGCTCGGCACCGTCGTCATCACGCCTCCAGGTCGTCGGCGACGCGGCGCAGGACGGTCGCGACCTTGCGCGCCTGCTCCGAGCTCGGGTAGCGCCCGTGCCGCAGGCCCTCGCCCACGCCGTCGAGCAGCTTCACGAGGTCCTCGACGATGACCGCCATGTCCTCGCTGCTGCGACGCGCCTGACGGACGGCGGAGACGACGGGAGCGTCGAGCACGCGCAGCGACAGCGCCTGCGCGCCCCGTCGCCCCTCGGCGACGCCGTACTCGACGCGGGTGCCGGCCTTGAGCGCGGCGCCGTCGGGCACGGCGGATGCGTGCACGAAGACCTCGACGCCGTCGTCGCCGGCGATGAAGCCGAAGCCCTTGTCGTCGTCGAAGAACTTGACCTTGCCAGTGGGCACGATGCTCCTTGGGGTGCGGGGGTGGTGCGGCGTCCAGGCTATCGTCCGCTGGTAGCATCGACGGATGCCCACCGAGCGCCGCGCCGACCCGATCGGCGCCGTCGAGCGGTGGCTCGCGATCGCCGCGGCCGTGCTCGTCGGCCTCGCGCTGCTGGGCTTCGCGGTGACGCTCGTGCAGATCGGCCTGCAGGACGCCTGGCCGTGGCTGACGTCAGGACCGTGGCCCTACGCATTCCTCGTGCCGACGTTCGCGCTGCCGGGCGGACTGCTGTGCGTGCTCGCGCTGCTCGCGATCACGGCGGTGCGCAAGGGACGCGGTCGGGGCTGACGTGCCGACCACGGTCGAGCTCGCGAGCGCGCTGCAGGCGCTGAGCGACGACGCGCTGGACCATCTCGTGCGCGCACGCCACGTGCCGCAGCACGCCGTGATTTACTTCGACGTCGCCGAGCAGCTCCTGCGGCCCGAGTCCATCGCCGCCGCGCTCGAGTCGGTCGACGTCGACGAGCTCGCCGTCCTCGCCTCCGGCGCGACCACCCCGCGACTCGACGCCCTCGGGCTCGGGGTCGCCGGCGACGCGTTCGACGAGGCGCGCAGGCAGGCGGCGTCGGCGGCCCCGGCGCCCGCGGCCTCCTCGGCATCGGCCGGCGACGAGCGGCGTGCGGCGGAGGAGGCCTTCGCATCCACCCTGCTCGTCGCCGAGATCGTGCGCGCGGCGCGCGAGCAGCCGCTGCAGGTCCTCGCGCGCGGCGCGCTCGCCATGTCGGACGCCCGCCGGCTCGCCGAGCTGCTGGACGACGCTCCCGAGTCCGTGCTCGATGCCGTGGCCATCGCGCGCGGGGCGCGGCTGCTCGCGCAGCGGGACGCCGCGCTCGTCGCCTCGACGGATGCGCCCGGCTGGCTCGCGCTCGCGCTCCCGCAGCGCTGGGAGGTGCTGCGCGACGGATGGCTCGCCTCGCTCGAGCACGAGGAGCGCGTCGTCGCGACCAGCGACGATGCGCCCGCGGCGCGCTTCCCGCTCGCGAGCGCGGCGACGCTCGAGCGCCTGGGCGTCGTGGTGCGCCGCGCGTCGCGACTCGGGCTGCGCGACGGCGCCGCGACCGGCCTCGCCGACGGCGACGGCGCCGAGCGGCTCGAGCGGCTCGTGCCGCAGGAGGTCTCGTCGGCCTACGTGCAGCCCGACCTCACGATCGTCGTGCCCGGTCCGCTCGTGCCGACCCTCGAGTCGCGCCTGCGGCTCGTCGCCGACATCGAGCAGCGCGGCACCGCCTCGACCTACCGGATGACGCTCGCCTCGATCTCCCGCGGCCTCGCGTCGGGCGAGGACGAGGCGAGCATCCTCGCGCTCCTCTCGACGATCTCGCTCACGGGGGTGCCGCAGCCCGTCGCCTACCTCGTGCGCGACGCCGCAGCGCGCTTCGGCGCCGTGCGGGTCCTGGCGCTCGCCGAGGGTCCCGATCGCACCGCCGTGCGCGCCGAGCCCGCGCTCGCCGCCGAGCTCGCCATCGACCAGGGACTCGCCGCGCTGCGGCTGCGCGCGGAGGGGCCGCGGCGGCTCGTGACCCGCGCGGAGCCGACGACGGTGCTGGCCGCGCTCCGCTCGCGGCGGTACCCGGCGGCGATGGAGGACGCCGACGGCGCCCTCCTCGCGCCCGCGCGCCACGAGGCGGAGGTGCTCGCCCCCGCTCCGACGCCGCTCGTGCAGCGGCTGCGCGGCTCGGGCTTCGACGTCGGCGGCGAGGAGCGCGCGTGGCTCGAGCGGCGGCTGCAGGTCGCCGCCCGCGACAAGGTGAGCGTGCAGGTGCGCGTCGCGGTCGGCGACGAGGAGCGCGAGCTGTCGCTGCTGCCACTCGGCGTCGCCAACGGGCGCCTGCGCGCGCGCGATCTGGCGAGCGACGTCGAGCGCACGCTGCCCGTCACCGCCATCACGCACCTCGCGGGCGTGCCGTGACCCATAGGCCGCAC harbors:
- a CDS encoding NlpC/P60 family protein; the encoded protein is MTRSTEIAETVVGTTDETTEANRASRATRIRRIGVAGVAVALVMPLALPAFASTQGETQEPGFAASAVDEQSVTATSTAGSPEQEAERQELYATTPAELAQLQADLQAQADAAAAAEAEAQAEAAAQQQAASGSATANAGAAVPIGAGGSAVASAALAQIGEIQTCTQLVADSLAAVGIPYTGMGNLFNLGPTIPGSQATPGDIVYYSNGGFGSAHVAVYIGNGQAVHGGWNGNQTVVSGVNIPGASAPVFIDIG
- a CDS encoding C40 family peptidase; amino-acid sequence: MQHRTTSTEIVAQPTPRPGTGARRSLAKRLGVGAVAIALLGTVALPAAALQQAQAQPATIDGSIAEILAQSQQTLEVQQSPLVEEIAQNGLAATTPEELAQAQAAAAAAEAERQEAAQAAAAAASATAASPAASAASTSSVPSAASGSIVGIAQSQLGVPYVWGGASPSEGFDCSGFTQWVYGQVGVYLPHSDRGQLGYGTPVSVSSIQPGDLVIWGGHTAIYVGGDQIIHAATAGKPVKYSSFSAMVAAMGTPQVRRF
- a CDS encoding metal-dependent transcriptional regulator, translated to MTDLVDTTEMYLRTILDLEEEGFVPMRARISERIGHSGPTVSQTVARMERDGLVVVAEDRHLRLTEEGRALAIRVLRKHRLAERLLTDVIGLDWTLAHDEACRWEHVMSEQVERRLLDVLDRPTESPYGTPIPGLDELGLERADAFLDGVRRATEVEGAYVVRRLGEPIQFEIATLERLRDAGLVPGAAVTIGAADRGRAFAVDGGGEVALPTELAQHVYVAAR
- the serC gene encoding phosphoserine transaminase — its product is MSDLVIPASLLPADGRFGCGPAKVRPAQVEALAASGLLGTSHRQAPVRGLVASVRSRIADLLSAPDGYEVILGNGGSTAFWDAAAFGLIERRSHHLAFGEFGAKFAKAVSTPWLEAPSVASAPAGGRPTLEPVGGVDVVAYPHNETSTGVMHPVVRAEHGLTVVDATSAAGGIDLDASAADVYYFAPQKNLGSDGGLWLALVSPAAIERIESIAASDRYVPDSLSLKQALDNSRLEQTLNTPAIATLVLLDEQLGWMLEQGGLTAMAARTRTSSDTLYAWAEGRADAQPFVADPEHRSQVVVTIDFDESVDATAVTRALRANGIVDTEPYRKLGRNQIRVATFASIDPADVEALVACLDHVLERIER
- a CDS encoding DUF3027 domain-containing protein translates to MTTVPSADALRLAEAALDEVAPVGAVGEVVDAVDEHGVLALRYRSQLSGYPDWLWTVTLATDDEGAQTVLEVALLPGEGSLVAPDWVPWADRLAEYLAAKEAAGDDDAEDEADADGSDDDESDDDAEDEDDDEEGFGDFDERDLVSDDADDDGLDVDQHAASDGDGEEAPGR
- a CDS encoding cold-shock protein; this encodes MPTGKVKFFDDDKGFGFIAGDDGVEVFVHASAVPDGAALKAGTRVEYGVAEGRRGAQALSLRVLDAPVVSAVRQARRSSEDMAVIVEDLVKLLDGVGEGLRHGRYPSSEQARKVATVLRRVADDLEA
- a CDS encoding helicase-associated domain-containing protein yields the protein MPTTVELASALQALSDDALDHLVRARHVPQHAVIYFDVAEQLLRPESIAAALESVDVDELAVLASGATTPRLDALGLGVAGDAFDEARRQAASAAPAPAASSASAGDERRAAEEAFASTLLVAEIVRAAREQPLQVLARGALAMSDARRLAELLDDAPESVLDAVAIARGARLLAQRDAALVASTDAPGWLALALPQRWEVLRDGWLASLEHEERVVATSDDAPAARFPLASAATLERLGVVVRRASRLGLRDGAATGLADGDGAERLERLVPQEVSSAYVQPDLTIVVPGPLVPTLESRLRLVADIEQRGTASTYRMTLASISRGLASGEDEASILALLSTISLTGVPQPVAYLVRDAAARFGAVRVLALAEGPDRTAVRAEPALAAELAIDQGLAALRLRAEGPRRLVTRAEPTTVLAALRSRRYPAAMEDADGALLAPARHEAEVLAPAPTPLVQRLRGSGFDVGGEERAWLERRLQVAARDKVSVQVRVAVGDEERELSLLPLGVANGRLRARDLASDVERTLPVTAITHLAGVP